A stretch of the Candidatus Buchananbacteria bacterium genome encodes the following:
- the clpP gene encoding ATP-dependent Clp endopeptidase proteolytic subunit ClpP, which yields MYLIPTVVEKSTFGERAYDIYSRLLKERIIFLGSPIDDAVANTVIAQLLFLDSEDTKKDIKLYINSPGGSVTAGLAIYDTMQYVKADVSTICVGMAASMGAVLLAAGEPGKRIALPNSEVMVHQVMGGAEGQATDVKIRAEHILKIKDRLNQLLSKHTGQPLKKIEEDTDRDYFMTAEEAKKYGLIDKIIK from the coding sequence ATGTATTTAATTCCTACAGTGGTTGAAAAATCAACATTTGGTGAACGCGCGTACGATATTTATTCTCGGTTGTTAAAAGAGCGAATCATTTTTTTAGGTTCCCCGATTGACGATGCCGTTGCAAATACGGTAATTGCCCAGCTACTTTTTTTGGACAGCGAGGACACTAAAAAAGACATTAAGTTATACATCAACAGTCCGGGCGGGTCGGTCACTGCCGGTTTAGCAATTTATGACACTATGCAATATGTGAAGGCGGACGTGTCAACAATCTGTGTTGGTATGGCCGCTTCGATGGGTGCGGTACTGTTAGCTGCTGGTGAGCCGGGCAAAAGAATTGCTCTGCCCAATTCCGAAGTGATGGTACATCAAGTGATGGGTGGCGCAGAAGGACAGGCAACAGATGTAAAAATTAGAGCGGAACATATTTTGAAGATCAAAGACCGCCTTAATCAGCTGTTGTCCAAACATACTGGTCAGCCGCTTAAGAAAATTGAAGAAGATACTGATCGTGACTATTTTATGACGGCCGAAGAGGCTAAAAAATACGGCCTGATTGATAAGATTATTAAATAG
- a CDS encoding DHH family phosphoesterase: MSHNSILAQQINQAVDRARQILVVCHQRPDADAIGSLSAIAGWLDSINKPYTLFCRDAAPANLEWLTNFKELVTDPAQITSSQHDVVVVVDSSDLSYAGIQEVVQPTQKIINIDHHVTNSRFGAINLIDTKACSTSVIIYELFKTLHVEIKPWMASAMLAGIVGDTYNFTNPNTNDRALQVASDLLLVGASLSHVSDAILKNKELKTLQVWGTILSRMYYNYEYDVVIATVVEKDLQGRLATEVNEGIANFLNNLTGVKAALILQQQSDGIIKGSLRTNDELIDVSKLATILGGGGHIKAAGFKLYGRLRQLDETAWMIE; this comes from the coding sequence ATGTCGCATAATAGTATTTTAGCTCAGCAAATTAATCAGGCAGTTGATCGCGCTCGCCAGATTTTAGTTGTTTGCCATCAGCGTCCTGATGCCGATGCGATTGGTAGCCTGTCGGCAATCGCCGGTTGGCTTGATAGCATTAATAAACCATATACTTTATTTTGTCGTGACGCCGCACCGGCGAACCTGGAATGGCTAACCAATTTTAAAGAGTTGGTTACTGATCCAGCGCAGATTACTAGTAGTCAACATGATGTGGTGGTTGTGGTTGATTCAAGTGATTTGAGTTATGCCGGCATTCAGGAGGTAGTACAACCAACTCAGAAGATTATTAATATTGATCATCATGTTACTAATAGTAGGTTTGGCGCCATTAATTTAATTGATACTAAGGCTTGTTCAACGTCCGTGATTATCTATGAGCTTTTTAAAACCTTGCACGTTGAGATTAAGCCGTGGATGGCTAGCGCTATGTTGGCCGGGATTGTTGGCGACACCTATAATTTTACCAATCCCAATACTAATGATCGGGCTTTGCAGGTGGCATCAGATCTTTTATTAGTTGGTGCTTCATTGTCGCACGTATCAGACGCGATTTTGAAAAATAAAGAATTAAAAACACTGCAGGTGTGGGGCACTATCTTGAGCCGAATGTATTATAATTATGAATATGATGTGGTAATTGCCACAGTTGTTGAGAAAGATTTGCAGGGACGGTTGGCGACGGAAGTAAATGAAGGCATTGCGAATTTTTTAAACAATTTGACCGGCGTCAAGGCTGCTTTGATTTTGCAGCAGCAGTCTGATGGCATTATCAAAGGCAGTCTGCGTACTAATGATGAGTTGATTGATGTCTCAAAATTGGCTACAATATTAGGTGGCGGCGGACACATTAAGGCGGCAGGGTTTAAACTTTATGGCCGTTTAAGACAGCTTGATGAAACCGCTTGGATGATTGAATAA
- a CDS encoding translation initiation factor IF-2 encodes MNVTELARKLKVPTKELLEILPVVGFDIGRRAIKIDDRQAARIVEQWPKLKAKYRELTSPAEDKKAAEIKTETVVPKQVAIPPTIRVKDLAERLKYPLSKLMAELMKNGVLASMNEEIDFDTASIVSSELGYEVTADQSGGQAEEEASQKLEQLLIKDKDGDKNLIPRPPVVVVMGHVDHGKTKLLDAIRKTNVIEGESGGITQHIGAYQVIKKDNAITFIDTPGHEAFTTMRSRGARVADIAILVIAADDSIQPQTKESIKIIKSAKLPMIVVINKIDKPDANPERVKQDLASLNLVPEEWGGNTIVVPISAKAGTGIDELLDMILLVTETERVHITANPAKPAVGTIIESHVDKGEGPVATMLVQNGTLKRGDLVEISGSFYGKVRSMKDYKGQDIETAPPSTPVKIIGLKASASVGDILQVTLDVDKKKKVSKYQLNQQAVDYSRPRETSDQEKKNVKTLNVVLRSDVLGSLEAIIASLTKLDHPEVAVNVIAKGLGNITENDVQRAASAEGLVLGFHVKPTQSADLLARDKKVEIKNYEIIYKLLEDVKARLEQMLTPEVIRTDLGRLKVLAVFRKEDKKMVIGGQVIDGRIPPMAKVDVKEDKFKKATGIIAQVQVNKVKVTEAVKGQECGISYEGKPVIVEGDILEAYTEEIRTKKIQ; translated from the coding sequence ATGAACGTTACTGAGTTAGCGCGAAAATTAAAAGTACCTACTAAAGAACTGCTGGAAATTTTGCCGGTCGTTGGTTTTGATATTGGTCGCCGGGCGATTAAAATTGATGATCGTCAGGCGGCACGGATTGTTGAACAGTGGCCAAAATTGAAAGCAAAATATCGGGAATTAACCAGTCCGGCAGAAGATAAAAAAGCCGCTGAAATAAAAACAGAGACCGTTGTTCCAAAACAGGTAGCGATTCCGCCGACCATCAGGGTTAAAGATTTGGCCGAGCGCTTGAAATACCCGCTGTCAAAATTAATGGCCGAGTTAATGAAAAACGGCGTGTTAGCTTCAATGAATGAAGAGATTGATTTTGATACGGCGTCGATTGTCAGTAGCGAGCTTGGGTATGAAGTAACAGCCGACCAGTCCGGTGGCCAGGCGGAAGAAGAAGCATCTCAGAAATTGGAACAGCTGTTAATTAAAGATAAAGATGGTGATAAGAATTTGATTCCTCGCCCGCCGGTGGTGGTGGTCATGGGCCACGTTGATCATGGCAAAACCAAACTGCTGGATGCAATCCGCAAGACAAATGTGATTGAAGGCGAATCTGGCGGCATTACGCAGCACATCGGGGCATATCAGGTGATTAAAAAGGACAATGCCATCACGTTTATTGATACGCCTGGTCACGAAGCGTTTACCACCATGCGTTCACGAGGCGCCCGAGTCGCCGATATTGCCATTTTAGTGATTGCCGCTGATGATAGTATTCAGCCGCAGACTAAAGAATCAATCAAAATTATCAAATCAGCCAAGTTGCCGATGATTGTGGTAATTAACAAGATTGATAAACCGGATGCTAATCCAGAACGGGTTAAACAGGATTTGGCTTCGTTGAATTTGGTTCCTGAAGAATGGGGCGGCAACACTATTGTAGTTCCGATTTCTGCCAAGGCCGGCACTGGCATTGATGAATTATTGGATATGATTTTATTGGTAACCGAAACTGAACGCGTTCATATCACTGCCAACCCGGCCAAGCCGGCTGTTGGTACGATTATTGAATCGCACGTTGATAAGGGCGAAGGTCCGGTCGCGACCATGCTGGTGCAAAACGGCACCTTGAAACGTGGTGATTTAGTTGAAATTTCGGGCAGTTTTTACGGCAAAGTTCGGTCAATGAAAGATTATAAGGGGCAAGATATTGAAACCGCTCCCCCATCAACGCCGGTAAAAATTATCGGACTTAAGGCATCAGCCAGCGTTGGTGATATTTTGCAGGTTACTCTCGACGTTGATAAGAAGAAAAAGGTTAGTAAGTATCAGCTTAATCAGCAGGCAGTCGATTATAGCCGCCCGCGCGAGACTTCGGACCAGGAAAAGAAAAACGTCAAAACGCTTAATGTTGTTTTGCGGTCTGATGTGCTTGGTTCATTGGAAGCGATTATTGCTTCATTAACCAAGCTTGATCATCCGGAGGTGGCAGTTAATGTTATTGCTAAAGGTTTAGGCAATATTACGGAAAATGATGTTCAGCGTGCTGCGTCAGCCGAAGGTTTGGTGCTTGGTTTTCATGTTAAGCCGACCCAGAGCGCTGATTTATTGGCTCGTGACAAAAAAGTTGAAATTAAAAATTACGAAATTATTTATAAATTATTAGAAGACGTTAAGGCTCGTCTGGAACAAATGTTGACGCCGGAAGTTATTCGCACTGATTTAGGTCGGCTCAAGGTGTTGGCGGTATTTCGCAAAGAAGATAAAAAAATGGTGATCGGCGGCCAAGTGATTGATGGACGAATTCCGCCCATGGCTAAAGTTGATGTTAAAGAAGATAAATTCAAAAAAGCTACCGGGATTATTGCCCAGGTTCAGGTTAATAAAGTAAAAGTAACGGAAGCGGTTAAGGGCCAGGAATGTGGCATCAGTTACGAAGGCAAACCGGTTATTGTTGAGGGTGATATTTTAGAAGCGTATACTGAAGAAATCAGAACCAAAAAAATTCAGTAA
- the rny gene encoding ribonuclease Y — MQIIYWLIALFMAAVAGTGLGYQMRKMWAVKRKDLVETKVEVLINEAKAKQKELLLEANDKALKIIEEAKAEERSRQQELARAQKRLEGRETLFDQKLLEIENKKQELLDKAERIEKVKAEIAEIREQQYKKLEKVAGLTKEEAKKVLLDNTEREMGEELLGRIRKLQNQASIELDRKAKEMLALAIQRCAVSHAAEGTTTTIDLPSDEMKGRVIGREGRNIRTIERLTGTEIIVDDTPQAITISGFSPIRRHVAKKALEKLISDGRIHPAKIEEAIDSAKKELAIEIQQAGENAVYELGITGLDPKLVQIVGRLKYRTSYGQNILHHSIEIAHLSALLAEMLGADVTIAKKGGLLHDIGKAVDHEVQGTHPQIGYDILKKFGVPEEIAYIAKAHHDANPETLECIIVQVADAVSGARPGARKDSYEQYLQRLEELEKVANAFPGVEKSYAIQAGREIRVFVVPEEIDDLKAMKLAQEMARKIEAELRYPGEIKVTVIRETRVVEYAR; from the coding sequence ATGCAAATTATTTATTGGCTGATTGCCTTGTTTATGGCCGCTGTCGCAGGTACGGGTTTAGGTTATCAAATGCGAAAGATGTGGGCCGTCAAGCGCAAAGATTTGGTTGAGACCAAGGTAGAGGTTTTGATCAATGAAGCAAAGGCAAAACAAAAAGAATTGTTGCTTGAAGCAAACGATAAAGCGTTAAAAATTATTGAAGAAGCTAAGGCTGAAGAGCGTAGCCGTCAGCAGGAGTTGGCGCGGGCGCAAAAGCGCTTAGAGGGACGCGAAACGTTGTTTGACCAAAAGCTATTGGAAATTGAAAACAAGAAACAGGAGCTGCTTGATAAGGCCGAACGAATTGAGAAAGTGAAAGCAGAAATCGCTGAGATTCGCGAACAGCAATATAAAAAATTGGAAAAAGTCGCCGGGCTCACTAAAGAGGAGGCTAAAAAAGTGCTTCTGGATAATACCGAGCGTGAAATGGGCGAAGAGCTTTTGGGGCGAATTAGAAAATTACAAAATCAGGCTTCGATTGAACTGGATCGCAAGGCTAAAGAAATGTTGGCTTTGGCGATTCAGCGTTGTGCCGTGTCACACGCTGCTGAAGGAACTACGACCACGATTGATTTACCGTCCGATGAAATGAAGGGTCGGGTTATTGGTCGTGAGGGCCGAAACATCCGTACCATTGAACGCTTAACCGGCACGGAAATTATTGTTGACGATACCCCTCAGGCCATTACTATTTCGGGCTTTTCACCAATCCGTCGCCATGTCGCCAAAAAGGCACTGGAAAAGTTAATTTCCGACGGACGTATTCATCCGGCAAAAATTGAAGAAGCAATTGATAGCGCCAAAAAAGAACTGGCAATTGAAATTCAGCAAGCTGGAGAAAATGCAGTGTATGAGCTTGGTATTACCGGACTTGATCCAAAATTGGTCCAGATTGTCGGCCGTTTAAAATATCGAACCAGCTACGGCCAAAATATTTTACACCATTCAATTGAAATCGCTCATTTGTCGGCGTTGCTGGCAGAAATGCTAGGCGCTGATGTGACGATTGCTAAAAAAGGTGGTTTGTTGCATGACATCGGTAAAGCGGTTGATCATGAAGTTCAGGGTACTCACCCACAGATTGGTTACGACATCTTGAAGAAATTTGGCGTACCAGAAGAAATTGCCTATATTGCCAAAGCCCACCACGACGCTAATCCGGAAACGCTTGAATGTATTATCGTTCAGGTGGCCGATGCTGTGTCTGGTGCGAGACCTGGTGCGCGTAAAGACTCTTATGAACAATATTTGCAACGCTTGGAAGAGTTGGAAAAGGTTGCCAACGCTTTTCCGGGGGTTGAAAAGTCTTATGCTATTCAGGCCGGTCGCGAAATTAGAGTCTTTGTGGTGCCGGAAGAAATTGACGACTTAAAAGCGATGAAGTTGGCTCAGGAAATGGCACGTAAGATTGAAGCGGAGTTGCGTTACCCTGGTGAAATTAAAGTCACGGTAATTCGTGAAACACGAGTAGTAGAATACGCTCGCTAA
- a CDS encoding HU family DNA-binding protein — protein MNKAELIEAISEKVGVSKKETEDVIDVMLDTIIGKLKEGQEVTLTGFGAFSARTRKGRVGVNPRNPSEKIDIPSVTVPKFKAGKNLKEALKS, from the coding sequence ATGAATAAAGCCGAGTTAATTGAAGCAATCTCAGAGAAAGTCGGTGTTTCAAAAAAAGAAACAGAAGATGTGATTGATGTTATGCTTGATACTATTATTGGCAAACTGAAAGAAGGTCAGGAGGTAACGTTGACCGGCTTTGGTGCTTTTTCTGCCAGAACTCGCAAAGGACGAGTTGGCGTTAATCCCCGTAACCCTTCCGAAAAAATTGATATTCCTTCAGTTACCGTCCCAAAATTTAAAGCCGGTAAGAATCTTAAGGAAGCCTTGAAGAGTTAA
- the rbfA gene encoding 30S ribosome-binding factor RbfA codes for MSHRIAQINELIRQQLNSLILTEIEFPKNTLATIISVQTSKDLRHAKVWVSVMPTMYTGKVLEKLKKNTPHLQYLLHQKLSMKPLPQIRFAIDDTEQKAFAIEELLDRIKETS; via the coding sequence ATGTCTCATCGGATTGCTCAAATTAATGAATTAATCAGGCAGCAGCTCAACTCATTGATTCTGACTGAAATTGAGTTTCCTAAAAATACTCTGGCTACTATTATTTCAGTCCAAACTTCAAAGGATTTGCGCCACGCCAAGGTGTGGGTTTCAGTGATGCCGACGATGTACACCGGAAAAGTTTTAGAAAAGCTTAAAAAAAATACGCCCCACCTGCAGTATCTGCTTCATCAAAAACTCTCAATGAAGCCGCTGCCGCAAATCAGATTCGCGATTGACGACACCGAGCAAAAGGCTTTCGCAATTGAAGAACTGCTTGACCGAATCAAAGAAACAAGTTAG
- a CDS encoding diaminopimelate decarboxylase gives MKGPNFRNLHRRRYFLSDDEVISLVNAYDTPLWVLSEDNLRMSCQRAKDFPNLYGLTVRYAMKAWSLGAVLKIVDQEGLHIDASSGFEVWRALRSDIAPERIQLTCQEMPEPHELEEFVRLGVKFNASSLHQLQTFGELFPRQSVSIRINPGFGSSKSADTNVGGLTSSFGIWHEYLHTATAIAKSCFLEINGIHFHIGSAVQTKIWKLAVKCVMAFAKEVPTVTRMSLGGGFDVGRMPNDRDMNIVSSGRTLLPLFEQFAADTGRRLHVEIEPGAFIVAHAGALVMRIHDIVDTGEDGFVFYKVDGGMNELLQPADYGMQHHLVTVPRLGHISKPTKQEVVVVGHCCETGDCLTMDLTDTSKLAPRMVLRAEIDDYMVAYGAGGYNDSCGAKDYNSFPTAAVVIKPCQGDFALVRERETLDDILRHERWPY, from the coding sequence ATGAAAGGTCCTAACTTCAGAAACCTTCATCGCCGGAGATATTTTTTGTCCGACGACGAGGTGATTAGTTTGGTCAACGCATACGACACACCACTGTGGGTGTTGTCGGAAGATAACTTGCGGATGTCCTGCCAACGGGCTAAGGACTTTCCCAATTTGTACGGTCTGACAGTGCGCTATGCCATGAAGGCGTGGTCGCTTGGGGCGGTACTTAAAATCGTTGACCAGGAAGGTCTACACATTGATGCCAGTTCCGGCTTTGAAGTTTGGCGCGCGTTGCGCTCCGATATCGCACCGGAGCGGATTCAGCTTACCTGTCAGGAGATGCCTGAACCGCACGAGCTGGAAGAGTTCGTACGCCTTGGCGTCAAATTCAATGCCAGCAGTCTACATCAGCTGCAGACATTTGGCGAATTATTCCCCCGCCAATCCGTTTCGATCCGGATCAATCCCGGTTTTGGCTCAAGCAAATCAGCGGATACCAACGTCGGCGGCCTGACTTCCAGTTTTGGCATCTGGCACGAGTATCTGCATACGGCTACGGCGATTGCCAAGTCATGCTTTCTGGAAATCAACGGTATCCATTTTCACATTGGCTCTGCTGTTCAGACTAAAATCTGGAAATTGGCAGTCAAGTGTGTGATGGCGTTTGCCAAAGAGGTGCCGACAGTGACGCGCATGAGTCTTGGTGGCGGCTTTGATGTCGGGCGAATGCCTAATGATCGCGACATGAACATTGTGTCCAGCGGTCGAACATTACTACCGTTGTTTGAACAGTTTGCTGCTGACACTGGTCGCCGGCTGCACGTGGAAATTGAACCCGGCGCGTTTATCGTGGCACATGCCGGCGCGCTGGTGATGCGTATTCATGACATTGTTGACACTGGTGAAGATGGTTTTGTCTTCTACAAAGTTGACGGCGGCATGAATGAATTGCTGCAGCCAGCCGATTACGGCATGCAGCACCATCTGGTGACTGTGCCCAGACTTGGACACATCAGCAAACCGACGAAGCAAGAAGTGGTGGTGGTTGGGCACTGTTGCGAGACTGGTGATTGTCTGACCATGGATCTTACCGATACGTCAAAGTTGGCGCCGCGTATGGTGCTGCGGGCGGAAATTGACGATTACATGGTTGCGTATGGTGCTGGCGGTTATAACGACAGCTGCGGCGCGAAAGACTACAATTCTTTCCCCACGGCGGCCGTCGTCATCAAACCCTGCCAGGGTGATTTCGCGCTTGTTCGCGAGCGCGAAACACTTGACGATATCTTGCGGCATGAGCGGTGGCCCTATTAA
- a CDS encoding TIGR00282 family metallophosphoesterase, which translates to MKILFFGDIVGKISRRAIKEVLPKLKEEYSPDLVIANAENAAHGIGVTENIIRELQEAGIDFFTSGDHIFDKPDGVNLVSATKPVIIRPANYPAGVRGVGYRVIEVGSRKVLIINLIGRVFMKRDFDCPFRKLDEILQQVKVESLSAIILDFHAEATSEKGAMGWYADGRVSAVLGTHTHVPTADARILPGGTAFVSDVGMVGATDSIIGDKKEPIINSFLHQLPMQLDIPEEGEVFVGAVLVEVDPRTRQAISFERLDRTIRV; encoded by the coding sequence ATGAAGATATTATTTTTTGGTGACATCGTCGGCAAGATTAGTCGTCGGGCGATCAAAGAGGTTTTGCCAAAACTCAAGGAAGAGTACTCCCCCGATTTAGTAATTGCTAACGCTGAAAATGCTGCTCATGGTATTGGTGTCACTGAAAATATTATTCGGGAATTGCAAGAAGCTGGTATTGACTTCTTTACTTCAGGCGACCACATTTTTGACAAACCTGACGGTGTAAATTTAGTTTCAGCGACTAAGCCGGTAATTATTCGTCCGGCTAATTATCCGGCTGGCGTTCGTGGTGTTGGATATCGAGTTATTGAAGTTGGTTCACGCAAGGTGCTGATTATAAATTTGATTGGCCGAGTGTTTATGAAGCGTGATTTTGATTGTCCGTTTCGTAAGCTAGACGAAATTTTACAGCAGGTTAAAGTTGAGTCATTGTCGGCGATTATTCTTGATTTTCACGCTGAGGCAACTTCGGAAAAAGGAGCAATGGGCTGGTACGCTGATGGTCGGGTTTCGGCTGTTTTGGGAACACATACACATGTGCCGACCGCTGACGCCAGAATCTTGCCGGGAGGCACGGCATTTGTCTCAGATGTCGGGATGGTCGGCGCAACGGATTCAATCATCGGCGACAAGAAAGAGCCGATTATCAATTCATTTTTACATCAGCTGCCGATGCAACTTGATATCCCTGAAGAAGGAGAAGTTTTTGTCGGCGCCGTATTGGTTGAAGTTGATCCACGCACCCGGCAAGCGATTTCGTTTGAGCGTCTAGACAGAACAATTAGGGTATAG
- a CDS encoding STAS/SEC14 domain-containing protein, which translates to MTEINKTFKIYGDNEGVLYLDFLENVQDVASNVSQAEGINQKLNQIFSDHPEKKFKLLVDLSLVSQSAHYPSPRARAIFAEMAGKEQLERIAVVAPNTLSRAIMGFVIRAANAKKPIKFFSTRADASAWLK; encoded by the coding sequence ATGACGGAGATTAATAAAACATTTAAAATCTACGGCGACAATGAAGGAGTCCTCTATTTGGATTTTTTAGAAAATGTTCAGGACGTTGCTTCAAACGTTTCGCAAGCCGAAGGCATTAATCAAAAATTAAATCAAATTTTTTCCGATCATCCGGAAAAAAAATTTAAGTTGTTGGTTGACCTGAGTTTAGTCAGTCAATCAGCCCACTATCCATCACCCCGCGCCCGAGCGATTTTTGCGGAAATGGCAGGTAAAGAGCAGCTTGAACGGATAGCGGTCGTTGCGCCGAATACTCTAAGCCGGGCCATTATGGGCTTTGTTATTCGAGCGGCTAATGCTAAAAAACCGATAAAATTTTTTAGTACCAGAGCCGACGCTTCAGCTTGGTTAAAATAA
- a CDS encoding 3D domain-containing protein, which yields MKTLRTIRRSKTEIIVLLVLVFEFMFPHYSVAAAQPDGSVMLPDLVVRAVDQVIEETSETEANNSVVLISPIKETEYTVVKTYTIPITSYSSTVDQTDASPCITANGFNLCENGEENVIAANFLPFGTKVRIPEYFGDRIFTVQDRMNARYYYRADIWMKDRASAVRWGIKYTEIEVVE from the coding sequence ATGAAAACTTTACGAACAATCAGACGCAGTAAAACCGAGATTATCGTCTTGTTGGTCTTGGTATTTGAGTTCATGTTCCCCCATTACAGCGTGGCGGCAGCCCAGCCAGACGGCAGCGTAATGCTTCCCGACCTGGTGGTGCGGGCAGTTGACCAGGTAATTGAGGAAACCAGCGAAACCGAAGCCAATAACTCTGTGGTTTTAATCAGCCCGATTAAGGAAACTGAGTATACGGTAGTTAAAACCTACACAATACCGATTACTTCCTATTCTTCAACCGTTGACCAGACTGATGCCAGTCCGTGTATTACTGCCAATGGGTTTAATTTGTGTGAGAATGGCGAAGAAAACGTGATTGCCGCCAACTTTTTGCCGTTTGGCACCAAAGTGCGGATTCCCGAATACTTTGGTGACCGGATTTTTACGGTGCAAGACCGAATGAATGCCCGGTATTACTATCGCGCTGACATCTGGATGAAGGATCGCGCGTCAGCCGTACGCTGGGGCATCAAATATACTGAAATTGAAGTTGTTGAATAA